The genomic interval AACGCATTACGACCAATACGCTGAACAAAATGAAGGCATCGGGTCAGAAGATCGCTATGATCACCGCCTACGATTTTTCCTTTGCCCGGTTATTCGATGAGGCAGGGATCGATGTGATCCTGGTGGGGGATTCAGCCTCCAATGTCATGGCCGGTCACGAAACCACCTTACCGATCACGCTGGATCAAATGATCTATCACGCGGCTTCGGTTATCCGGGGCGTGGAAAGGTGTCTGGTTGTAGTAGACCTTCCTTTTGGCTCCTATCAATCCAATTCGGTGGAGGCCCTGGCTTCAGCCATCCGGATCATGAAAGAAACCGGTGCGCATTCCCTGAAGCTGGAAGGCGGTGAAGAAGTGCTTGAATCAGTGAACCGGATCGTATCTGCAGGTATTCCGGTGATGGGACATTTAGGATTGACCCCTCAATCCATCTATAAATTTGGTACCTACTCCGTTCGGGCCAAAGAAGAGGCCGAAGCGGAAAAATTAAAAAAAGATGCCCGGCTGTTGGAAGAAGCCGGTTGTTTTGCTATCGTACTTGAAAAAATACCTGCAAAATTAGCCAGGGAAGTTTCCGAAAGCCTGACCATACCAACCATAGGTATAGGTGCCGGACCGGATTGCGATGGACAGGTATTGGTGATGCATGATATGCTTGGGATCAATACGGAATTCAGACCTCGTTTTTTACGTCAATATCTTGATCTGCATGGTTTGGTGAAAGGCGCTGTACAACATTATATCAGTGATGTAAAAAGTGGGGAATTTCCGAATGAGCAGGAACAGTATTGACCAGGATTTTAGGATTAATGGATTATTAGGATTTGATTTAGGGATTTTATGAAGCCTATTATTTGAAACGATAAAATTACCATATGGACTTTTTAAAGGCACTAAAGATCGGGGAAACGAATAAAGGAATTAGTACAGGTAAAGAATGGTTGGATACCACCGGTGGAAGCCTGGTTTCAACCTCACCAGTAGATGGAAAAGTCATTGGCGCGGTAACATTAGCCGATAAGGCAGCTTATGAAGCGGTGATCAATAAGGCTCAGCAGGCGTTTACCTATTGGAGAACAGTGCCTGCTCCCAAGCGAGGCGAAATAGTACGGCAGATTGGTGAAGCACTCAGGGCGTATAAGGAGCCACTGGGAAAACTGGTTTCCTATGAAATGGGTAAGAGCTTACAGGAAGGATATGGAGAAGTTCAGGAGATGATCGATATCTGTGATTTTGCCGTGGGATTGTCCCGGCAATTACATGGGTTGACCATGCACAGTGAAAGACCCCAACACCGGATGTACGAACAATGGCACCCGTT from Chitinophagales bacterium carries:
- the panB gene encoding 3-methyl-2-oxobutanoate hydroxymethyltransferase; protein product: MSVNKEVKRITTNTLNKMKASGQKIAMITAYDFSFARLFDEAGIDVILVGDSASNVMAGHETTLPITLDQMIYHAASVIRGVERCLVVVDLPFGSYQSNSVEALASAIRIMKETGAHSLKLEGGEEVLESVNRIVSAGIPVMGHLGLTPQSIYKFGTYSVRAKEEAEAEKLKKDARLLEEAGCFAIVLEKIPAKLAREVSESLTIPTIGIGAGPDCDGQVLVMHDMLGINTEFRPRFLRQYLDLHGLVKGAVQHYISDVKSGEFPNEQEQY